Sequence from the Leptospira johnsonii genome:
TTTTAGAAGGAGTTCAGGAGAAACATTAAAGAGTTTTTAAGTAAGCCATGATGAACGGCTCGATATCACCGTCCATGACCGCTTGCACGTTCCCAGTCTCATGATCTGTGCGATGGTCTTTCACCATATTATAAGGATGAAATACATAAGAACGGATTTGATTTCCCCAAGCGATGTCCTTTTTTTCTCCGGACTTTTTTTCAAGGTCGTCTTTTAATCTTTCCTGTTCCTGTTCGTAAAGTCTTGCTTTTAACATTTTAAAAGCAGTGTCCCTGTTTTTGATTTGGGACCTTTCGTTCTGGCAAGCGACCACGATCCCGCTCGGAATATGTGTGATACGAACTGCAGAGTCGGTGGTGTTAACGTGCTGTCCTCCTGCTCCGGAAGAACGATACACATCCACTCTGATATCCTTATCTTCAATCTTGATATCTATATCGTCGTCTAATTCCGGGCTAACGTGAACGGACACAAAGGAAGTATGTCTTCGTTTGTTCGCGTCAAATGGAGAGATCCTTACTAAACGATGCACTCCATTCTCGCATTTCATAAATCCGTAAGCAAAATCGCCTATCACGTGTATGGTGGCATTCTTGATCCCAGCGCCGTCTCCCTCTTGGAAGTCCACAACGCTGTATTGGTATCCTTTTTTATCGAAGTATTTCAGATACATTCTGAAAAGCATCTCCGCCCAATCCTGGCTCTCCGTTCCACCTGCACCCGGGTGGATATTCAAGAAAGCGGGTTTCATATCTTCCGGTTCGTTTAGAGCGCCTAAAAGTTCCAGTCTTTCGAATTCAGTCTTTAATCTTTGGTATTCGGAGCTGAGTTCGTCTACTCCGGCTTCGCCCTTCTCGTCGAAAGTCAATTCCACTAAATCAGGAAAATCTAATATATCTCTTCGGATTTTGATCCAAGGGTCTAATTTTCTTTCTAATTCAGTCTTTCTTTGGCTGATCGATTTCGCTTGGTCCTGGTTGTCCCAAAAAGTGGGCTCGGCGATACGATCATTATAAGACTTGAGTTGGTCCTGGTCCTTATCTAGATTCAGAAGTTTCCAGCGATTTAGAAAATTCTCTTGAAGTTCTTTAGAGAGGCGCTTCAGTTCCTTGGCGTTCTTAACTTCCATTTCGGTCCAATAAAATATATAATATTAATTTAATTTGCAAATTTCCGGCTTTGCATCCGAGATCTGAATGTAAAAGGAGAATTTATCGAAAGAGAAAATCTTCTCTTTCTTCTCTGGCTTCTTCCCAGCTAAACACTGTGTCTCTGAGTTGAGGAGTGTTTCCTTCCACTGTGGAGACCAGCTGGAATTCATCCTTTCTGCCAAATTCTTCCGGAAGTCGTTTTAGGACAAGTTTTCCGGAGCGGATCAGATCCAAAACATGGAGTAGGAATGGATCTCTTTCGGAACGTTGTAGTTCCTTCATGGATGAATAAAAAGGCATAATCCCTTTATAGAACCAATCTACGGTCTCATTTTTGCCCGGAGCCCAGAGTTGTTCCAATCGGATTGATTCCTCTTGGACTAAACTTTTGCCTTGGAAAGGTTTTTGCAGATGTCTGCATTGGAAGTATAGTTCGTGATTGATCTCTCTTGGAAAGGTCCTGCCGTAACCTGCGCCGATCCATTCTAACCATGCTTTCTTTTCTTTGCTGGGAAGCGCTGGTATTAATGCGAAAAGATAGTTTTGATTTCGGAATACTCTGGATTGAGCCAGAAAATCCAAAACTTCGTAAGGGATCATGTAATGACCGGCCTGCCATTCTATCACTACTGGAACATTCTCTACATCGAGATATTCGTCAGGAGTTTCCTTTTGGACCACATCCCCGAATTGAGTGAGTATATAAATAAAAGATAATAGTTCTCTACGTGTCATGGAACGGACCAGAGTATCCGAATCCAGTTTTTGTTTTAAGGCAGCGCGAATTAGATTGTACTGCTCTAAAGGATATTGATGAGGAGATAGAATGATCCCTAAATGTTTTTCTAATTTGCGAAGGTTGGACCTTTCGACTAAATCGATATTTCCAGAAACTAGAAAGGGCATAATTAAAGAGCTTTACTCGCTATGTCCTTACGGAAGAAGGTTTTGGAAATTTTGAAACTGCCGAGATAAGAATAAACCTTATCCACAGATTCTTTTAAGTCCTTACCGTAGGAAGAGATTCCTAGAATTCTTCCACCCGTCGATATTAAGTTTCCATCCTTTTTTGAAGTGCCTGCATGAAAAACTACTAGATCTTTACTATTCGTTTCAGGCAAATTCAAAGGAATATTCTTTTCATAAGAATCGGGGTAACCTTCCGCGGCCAAAACGACTACGGTGGACGCTCCAGGTCTCAAACTTATTTTTACTTCTCCGAGTGCCCCTTTGGCAGATGCTTGGAAAATTTCCAGTAAGTCGCCTTCTAACATGGGTAACACACATTGTGTCTCAGGGTCACCAAATCTACAATTGAACTCTACAACTCTAGGATTTCCTTTGTTATCTATCATTAATCCGGCATATAGGAGGCCTTTATAAGGATTTCCTTTCTTACGAAAGATCTCGAATACTGGTTGAAAGACCTGTGTATTTACTTTTTCTAATGTTTCTTTAGTAACTATCGGGGCAGGGCAGTAAGCGCCCATTCCACCGGTATTCGGTCCTTGGTCTCCGTCATACGCTCTTTTATGATCCTGAGCTGCAGGAAGAGTGAAATAAGTATTTCCGTCGCTGATCGCAAAGATAGAAGCTTCTTGTCCTTCCATGAACTCTT
This genomic interval carries:
- the purD gene encoding phosphoribosylamine--glycine ligase, which produces MSKILLIGSGGRESAIAYKLRQSPKLSKLHVFPGNGGFPDSEVLTPNSFDLKNKSSVQSFIQKNEYDLVVVGPEDPLVDGIVDWLAEIGVPVFGPSAYCAQIEGSKEFAKSLMIEAGVPTAKYASFEDYESAHSYVQKEGAPIVIKADGLAAGKGVTVCTELSQATQALKEIFLDNKFGKSGSKVVIEEFMEGQEASIFAISDGNTYFTLPAAQDHKRAYDGDQGPNTGGMGAYCPAPIVTKETLEKVNTQVFQPVFEIFRKKGNPYKGLLYAGLMIDNKGNPRVVEFNCRFGDPETQCVLPMLEGDLLEIFQASAKGALGEVKISLRPGASTVVVLAAEGYPDSYEKNIPLNLPETNSKDLVVFHAGTSKKDGNLISTGGRILGISSYGKDLKESVDKVYSYLGSFKISKTFFRKDIASKAL
- the prfB gene encoding peptide chain release factor 2, with the translated sequence MEVKNAKELKRLSKELQENFLNRWKLLNLDKDQDQLKSYNDRIAEPTFWDNQDQAKSISQRKTELERKLDPWIKIRRDILDFPDLVELTFDEKGEAGVDELSSEYQRLKTEFERLELLGALNEPEDMKPAFLNIHPGAGGTESQDWAEMLFRMYLKYFDKKGYQYSVVDFQEGDGAGIKNATIHVIGDFAYGFMKCENGVHRLVRISPFDANKRRHTSFVSVHVSPELDDDIDIKIEDKDIRVDVYRSSGAGGQHVNTTDSAVRITHIPSGIVVACQNERSQIKNRDTAFKMLKARLYEQEQERLKDDLEKKSGEKKDIAWGNQIRSYVFHPYNMVKDHRTDHETGNVQAVMDGDIEPFIMAYLKTL